A region from the Sander vitreus isolate 19-12246 chromosome 1, sanVit1, whole genome shotgun sequence genome encodes:
- the LOC144513570 gene encoding BTB/POZ domain-containing protein 1-like isoform X2 — translation MATGSGDSVGGGLASNHDGQEAASNAVQSVQSGAAAVLSNVPASGPGRSASPPVLGLHREPMYNWQATKSSLKERFAFLFNNELLSDVRFIVGKGRQAQRIPAHKFVLAAGSAVFDAMFNGGMATTSAEIELPDVEPAAFLALLRFLYSDEVHIGPETVMTTLYTAKKYAVPALESHCVEFLTKHLRADNAFMLLTQARLFDEPQLASLCLDTIDKSTADAINAEGFTDIDLETLCAVLQRDTLSIRENRLFGAVVRWAEAECYRQQLPQTSENKQKVLGKALPLIRFPLMTVEEFAAVNPKPRVDYIDRPRCSLRGEECSINRFQQVESRWGYSGTSDRIRFNVNRRICIVGFGLYGSIHGPNDYQVNIQILESDKRITLGQNDTGFNCDGTANTFRVMFKEPVEILPSVSYTACATLKGPDSHYGTKGLKKVTQESATGTKTTFFFFSSPGNNNGTSVEDGQIPEIIYYT, via the exons ATGGCGACCGGGAGCGGCGACAGCGTCGGCGGCGGCTTAGCGTCAAACCATGACGGTCAGGAGGCAGCATCCAATGCGGTTCAGTCGGTTCAGTCCGGAGCCGCAGCGGTGCTCTCCAACGTGCCAGCCTCCGGCCCTGGCCGGTCCGCCTCCCCGCCTGTCCTCGGCCTTCACCGGGAACCCATGTACAACTGGCAGGCGACGAAGAGCTCCCTGAAGGAGCGCTTCGCCTTCCTCTTCAACAACGAGCTGCTCAGCGACGTCAGGTTTATAGTGGGGAAGGGCAGACAGGCCCAGAGGATACCGGCCCATAAATTTGTCCTGGCAGCTGGCAGTGCCGTTTTTGATGCCATGTTCAACGGAGGGATGGCCACAACTTCGGCTGAAATAGAGCTGCCTGATGTGGAACCGGCAGCCTTCCTCGCCCTGCTCAG GTTCTTGTATTCTGACGAGGTCCACATTGGTCCAGAGACTGTGATGACGACTCTGTATACAGCTAAGAAGTATGCGGTGCCTGCTCTGGAGAGTCACTGTGTGGAGTTCCTCACCAAGCACCTCAGAGCCGACAACGCGTTCATGCTCCTCACTCAG GCAAGGTTATTTGATGAGCCTCAACTTGCCAGTCTCTGCTTAGACACCATAGACAAAAGCACTGCGGACGCAATAAACGCAGAGGGCTTTACAGATATTGACCTCG aAACCTTATGTGCAgtgctacaaagagacacactcAGCATCAGGGAGAACCGCTTATTTGGGGCGGTGGTCCGCTGGGCAGAGGCCGAGTGTTACAGACAACAGCTCCCCCAGACCTCGGAGAACAAACAGAAGGTTCTGGGGAAAGCCCTCCCGTTAATCCGCTTCCCGCTCATGACTGTTGAGGAGTTTGCTGCAG taaaCCCCAAACCACGGGTCGACTACATCGACAGGCCCCGCTGCAGCCTCAGGGGGGAGGAGTGCAGCATTAATAGATTCCAGCAGGTTGAGAGTCGATGGGGGTACAGTGGTACCAGCGACAGAATCAG ATTCAATGTTAACAGAAGAATATGCATAGTGGGTTTTGGCTTGTATGGTTCAATCCATGGCCCCAATGACTATCAGGTCAACATACAG ATTTTAGAGAGCGACAAACGCATTACACTGGGGCAGAACGACACAGGTTTTAACTGTGACGGCACAGCCAACACTTTCAGAGTGATGTTCAAAGAGCCTGTGGAAATCCTACCCAGTGTCAGCTACACTGCATGTGCCACATTAAAG GGCCCAGACTCTCATTATGGCACAAAAGGGTTAAAGAAAGTGACCCAGGAATCAGCGACGGGGACCAAGAcgacctttttcttttttagctcACCAGGAAATAATAACGGGACATCAGTGGAGGATGGGCAGATACCAGAGATCATCTACTACACCTAG
- the LOC144513570 gene encoding BTB/POZ domain-containing protein 1-like isoform X1 gives MATGSGDSVGGGLASNHDGQEAASNAVQSVQSGAAAVLSNVPASGPGRSASPPVLGLHREPMYNWQATKSSLKERFAFLFNNELLSDVRFIVGKGRQAQRIPAHKFVLAAGSAVFDAMFNGGMATTSAEIELPDVEPAAFLALLRFLYSDEVHIGPETVMTTLYTAKKYAVPALESHCVEFLTKHLRADNAFMLLTQARLFDEPQLASLCLDTIDKSTADAINAEGFTDIDLETLCAVLQRDTLSIRENRLFGAVVRWAEAECYRQQLPQTSENKQKVLGKALPLIRFPLMTVEEFAAGPAQSGILFDREVVNLFLHFTVNPKPRVDYIDRPRCSLRGEECSINRFQQVESRWGYSGTSDRIRFNVNRRICIVGFGLYGSIHGPNDYQVNIQILESDKRITLGQNDTGFNCDGTANTFRVMFKEPVEILPSVSYTACATLKGPDSHYGTKGLKKVTQESATGTKTTFFFFSSPGNNNGTSVEDGQIPEIIYYT, from the exons ATGGCGACCGGGAGCGGCGACAGCGTCGGCGGCGGCTTAGCGTCAAACCATGACGGTCAGGAGGCAGCATCCAATGCGGTTCAGTCGGTTCAGTCCGGAGCCGCAGCGGTGCTCTCCAACGTGCCAGCCTCCGGCCCTGGCCGGTCCGCCTCCCCGCCTGTCCTCGGCCTTCACCGGGAACCCATGTACAACTGGCAGGCGACGAAGAGCTCCCTGAAGGAGCGCTTCGCCTTCCTCTTCAACAACGAGCTGCTCAGCGACGTCAGGTTTATAGTGGGGAAGGGCAGACAGGCCCAGAGGATACCGGCCCATAAATTTGTCCTGGCAGCTGGCAGTGCCGTTTTTGATGCCATGTTCAACGGAGGGATGGCCACAACTTCGGCTGAAATAGAGCTGCCTGATGTGGAACCGGCAGCCTTCCTCGCCCTGCTCAG GTTCTTGTATTCTGACGAGGTCCACATTGGTCCAGAGACTGTGATGACGACTCTGTATACAGCTAAGAAGTATGCGGTGCCTGCTCTGGAGAGTCACTGTGTGGAGTTCCTCACCAAGCACCTCAGAGCCGACAACGCGTTCATGCTCCTCACTCAG GCAAGGTTATTTGATGAGCCTCAACTTGCCAGTCTCTGCTTAGACACCATAGACAAAAGCACTGCGGACGCAATAAACGCAGAGGGCTTTACAGATATTGACCTCG aAACCTTATGTGCAgtgctacaaagagacacactcAGCATCAGGGAGAACCGCTTATTTGGGGCGGTGGTCCGCTGGGCAGAGGCCGAGTGTTACAGACAACAGCTCCCCCAGACCTCGGAGAACAAACAGAAGGTTCTGGGGAAAGCCCTCCCGTTAATCCGCTTCCCGCTCATGACTGTTGAGGAGTTTGCTGCAG GGCCTGCCCAGTCTGGAATATTGTTCGATCGGGAGGTggtaaatctgtttttacactttacagtaaaCCCCAAACCACGGGTCGACTACATCGACAGGCCCCGCTGCAGCCTCAGGGGGGAGGAGTGCAGCATTAATAGATTCCAGCAGGTTGAGAGTCGATGGGGGTACAGTGGTACCAGCGACAGAATCAG ATTCAATGTTAACAGAAGAATATGCATAGTGGGTTTTGGCTTGTATGGTTCAATCCATGGCCCCAATGACTATCAGGTCAACATACAG ATTTTAGAGAGCGACAAACGCATTACACTGGGGCAGAACGACACAGGTTTTAACTGTGACGGCACAGCCAACACTTTCAGAGTGATGTTCAAAGAGCCTGTGGAAATCCTACCCAGTGTCAGCTACACTGCATGTGCCACATTAAAG GGCCCAGACTCTCATTATGGCACAAAAGGGTTAAAGAAAGTGACCCAGGAATCAGCGACGGGGACCAAGAcgacctttttcttttttagctcACCAGGAAATAATAACGGGACATCAGTGGAGGATGGGCAGATACCAGAGATCATCTACTACACCTAG